The genomic window TATGGCCTGCAGTTCACGTCCGGGGTATAGCCGTGGGCATTGATGAAAGAGAAACTTCTTGAAAGGGGCTTGGTATGAGCGTGCCTCCCTTTACTGCACACAACATCCGGCTCGATGACGGCAGATGCACAATACCCGATGCCCCACTGTTGGTGGAGGAGTGGCCTGGGTTTCACTCTCTCAGGAGGGTATTAGACTTGGTGTTTCCTGTCGGTAAGGAGAACCACAGAATTGCGGATCTGGGATGTTTGGAAGGGGGCTATTCGGTCGGATTTGCCAGGATGGGATTCGCGGCGGTGGGTATCGAGGTCAGAGACGCGAACTTTCAGTGCTGCACCTACGTGAAGGAGCGGGTCAGTCTCCCGAACCTGCAATTCGTGCAGGATAATGTGTTGAATTTTTCCCGTTACGGCAAATTTGACGCGGTGTTTTGCTGCGGTCTGTTCTATCACTTGGATCAACCGAGAGCATTCCTGGAGCAGGTGGCCAAGCAGACGAAAAAATTGCTCATTCTTGATACGCATTTTTCGATCGAGTCCGATCAGGTAAAGCCGCAATATGTGCTTTCCCCCATGACCTCGAACGAGTCTCTGAAGGGCCGCTGGTATAGAGAGTTCCAGGACAATGCCTCCGTCGACGAAAGGCAAGGGCTTCGGTGGGCATCTTTCCATAATAGCCAGTCATTTTGGGTGAAACGGGAAGACCTCATCGGACT from Nitrospira sp. includes these protein-coding regions:
- a CDS encoding class I SAM-dependent methyltransferase, which codes for MVFPVGKENHRIADLGCLEGGYSVGFARMGFAAVGIEVRDANFQCCTYVKERVSLPNLQFVQDNVLNFSRYGKFDAVFCCGLFYHLDQPRAFLEQVAKQTKKLLILDTHFSIESDQVKPQYVLSPMTSNESLKGRWYREFQDNASVDERQGLRWASFHNSQSFWVKREDLIGLIYELGFKTVFEQFDYHAPDITKVLTDSYEYSLRGRFVGIR